The sequence below is a genomic window from Thermanaerothrix sp..
GGACGAGCTTTGGAGCTTCGGCCGCCTTGGAGCTCTCCTTCAGGGCAACCCGGAGTACCGCAGGATCCCCGGTTTAGACGCCCCTTCGGGCCCGCCGGGGATGGGGCTTGGCATGGCGGTTGGCCTGTCCATGTCGCTTCAGATGGATCGAATTCCGTGCCGAACCTTTTGCCTCATGGGGGACGGGGAGCTCCGGGATGGAACCGTGTGGGAAGCCGCCTTTTCCGCTTCGTTCCGGCGGCTTGGTGGGCTTGTGGCAGTCATAAACGTCACCGACCACGGCAAGGAGCAGTGGGGACCCGTGGACAGCGTTGAAACCATAAGGGCAAAGCTGGAATCCTTCGGCTGGACGGTGGCGGAGGGGGACGGACACGACTTTGGATCCATGGACGCCACCTTTAGGTCCATAATGGGCATGGACTCCCCCAAGGCGGTGATACTTAGGACCCGGGAGGCGGGAGGGGTCGTGCTGCCGGGCGGTAGTTATTCTAACGGCCCCTTGTCCAGGGAGGATGTGGACGTGGCCATAAGCTCCATAGAGTTAGATGGGAGGAGGCCTTCCGATGAGAGAACCTAGCCCCCTGTGGCTTGCCTACGAGGAGACATTGTGCTACATGGGGGGGCATCGGGAGGATCTGGTGGTCCTGGACTCAAGGGAACCCACCTTGTCGGGAGCCTTCAAAGGGCTTTTCCCCGGAAGGTTCTTTGTGGCTGGCACGTCGGAACAGGAGATGGTGCTCACCGCCGCCGGTCTGGCCCTGGGGGGCAAGCGGGTTTTCGTGTCCTCCTCCAGCCCCTTTCTTGTGGGGAGAACCTACGACCTCATAAGGTCTGCGGTGGCTATACCGTCCTTGGGGGTTCACCTGGTGAGCCCCTCCGGAGGTCTTGACATGGGGCCCGATGGGGCTCCAAGCCAGATGGTGGAGGATCTGGGGCTTATGACCGCAATGCCGGGAATGCCGGTTTTTGTGCCCTGCGACGGCGTATCCACCCGTAGGATCGTAGAGCTTCTCGGGGAGCTGAAGGGCCCCTCCTACATGAGGCTCACAAGGCGCGCCCTCCCAGATCTTAATGGATTGGATGAGGGAGACTTCTCCATAGGTGGTGCTAGGCTGCTCACCCAGGGAGAGGGAGTCACCATATGTGCTTGTGGTATCATGGTGCACGAGGCTTTGAAGGCCGCCCGGGTGCTTTCCAGCCAGGGAATTGAGGCGGAGGTCATAGACTGTTACACCGTAAGGCCCTTGGCGGAGCAGGTGGTGCTTTCGTCGGTTAGGCGGACCGGGTGTTGCGTGGTGGCGGAGGAGCACAGCCTCTTCGGAGGCCTTGGCAGCGCGGTGTGCCAGTGTCTGTCCTCCAAGTATCCCGTGCCGGTTCGGCTGGTTTGTGGGGATGACCGGTTCGGTCAAAGCGGATCCGATGAGGAGCTCAGGGAATACTACGGCCTCACCAGCGGAAGGATAGTGGGGGCGGCGGTGCAGGTATTGAGCATGCGCAGGAGGTAGCGTTTAATGGACATTCGTTTATCAGGGGTGACTAAGATCTTCCACCCCGACATAACTGCCTTGGAGGACGTTTACCTGGAGATTCCAAAGGGGGAGTTCGTGTACCTGGTGGGCCCCACCGGATCGGGAAAGACCACCCTGATGAGGACCATAACCAGGGAGGTCATGCCAACCAGGGGACAGGTCATGGTGGGGTCCTACAGTTTGAGGAAGATAAGCCGCCTGGACCTTTCCCTTTTTCGGCGGGACGTGGGGGTCATCTATCAGGACTTCTGCCTTTTGCCTCACCTTAACGTCTTTGAGAACGTGGCCTTCGTCCTGGAGGTGCTCGGGATGCCGCCTCGGGATGTTAAGGAGAGGACCGATGAGGTTTTGGAGCGGGTGAACCTGTGGCGGCGTCGATTCCTATACCCCCCGCAGCTCTCCGGTGGAGAGCAGCAGCGGGTGGCCATAGCCAGGGCCATAGTGAACTCTCCGTCCATACTCCTGGCGGACGAGCCCACCGGAAACTTGGACCTTCATACCGCGGAGGAGATAATGCAGCTCATCCTGTCCATAAACGCCATGGGCACCACGGTGCTGATGGCCACCCATAACCAGTACCTGGTGGACTCCTACCGCCAGCGGGTGGTGGAACTCAGGATGGGCCGAGTTGTAAGAGACGAAAAGAGGGGAAGGTACGAGATAGATGGGGAGCTTTAGGTATGCCATAAGGGATGGGCTGAGACTGGTATTTAGGCACTGGGGGTTGAGCTTCCTCACCCTTTTTACATCCGCCGCGGTCTTTTACCTCATGGGATCCAGCATCCTCTTCGTGCTTAACACCCGGCATGTGGTGAAAAACCTGGAGGGGGAACTGTCCATCCAGGCCTACGTGTCCCCCAACGTGGACCTCAACGCTCTGGCGGCGAGGGTTCGTCGTATGCCCCACGTGAGAGCCGTGGAGGCCATAACCCCTGAAAAGGCCCTGGAGCGGCTGAAGGCCCGGTTGGGTAGCCAGGCCCAGGCCATAACCCTTTTGGGGGAGAACCCCCTTCCTCCCAGCGTGGAGGTTTGGGTGGACAAGGCATCGTCGGTGCCCACCGTGGCGAGGGAATTGGTGGCGGTGGATGAGGTTCAGGACGTGGTGTATGCCGGCAAGCTGGCTGAAAAGCTGTCCAAGCTGTCCAGGTTTGCGGGCCGTTTCTCCCTGGCGGTGTTGTTGGTGGCGGTGGCGGCAAGCGGTGTTGTGCTGTTCAACACCATAAGGATAGCGGTCTACTCCAAGGAGGAGGAGATCGCCATAATGCTCATGGTGGGTGCCACCCCGTCTTTCGTGGCCATGCCCTTCATAATCCAAGGGGTCCTGTTGGGCAGCCTTGGGGCCCTTCTCTCCTCCGTGATGCTGGCCTTCTCGTACGGGGCGGCGGTGGAGAGGCTCAAGGACTTCCTGCCATTTATCGAGCTTCTGAACGACGCGTCCCTGCTCATAAGACTTGGTGGTGTCCTGGTGGGAGGGGGAGCCTTGGTGAGCTTCTTCTCAAGCCTCCTTGCGGTGGAGCGCTTCATCAGAAGGGCCCTTAAGCCCCTTTAGGGCCCGGAGGACTGGGACGGTGGGATCCATGGGGTTTAAACGTATCTTATGCGCCCTTTTCACCCTGGTGCTCATGTGCGGCAGGTCCTACGCCGTCACTGGGACCTCTGACCTGGAAAGGCGCCTGAGGCAGGAGGAGAAGAGGCTTAACCAGGTTCAAAGCCAGATCTCCTATCATCAGAAGAAGGTTAAGGAGATGGAGGGCAAGGAACGGGACGTCATCTCCGAGATAGAGGCATTAGCCCAGCAGGTTGCGGTGACGGAGCAGCGCATATCGGTCTTGAACCTTCAGCGGGAAAAGGTTAAGGAGCGCATGAGGCAGCTGGTGGCGGAGATAAGGAACACCTCCACCAGGATAGATTACGTTAAGGATCTTCTGAAGGCCCGGTTGGTGGCCATATACAAGTACGGCGGAATAGCGGAGTTCAACCTCCTCCTGTCCGCTCCTGGAGCCATGGACGCCCTTTCCACCTCCTACCTTTTAGGCAGGATAGCGGATCAGGATCAGCGGCTGATACGGGAGCTGTCGGACCGGAAGACCAGGCTTAGCATGGCCCACAGGGAGCTGGCGGAGCAGCGGGCCCTTCTGGAGAAGCAGAACCAGGAGCTTCAGGATAACAAGTTTCGATTGAAGGTGGCCTCGGACCGGAGGAATGACCTTCTAAAGAGGGTGAGGAGCGAAAAGAGCCTTCACTTGGCGGAGCTTCAGGAGTACCAGAGGATGGAGCAGGCCATAAACTCCACCATAACCAGGCTTATGGAGGAGAAGCGCCGCCGGCTTGCGGAGGCTAGGGCCAGGGCGGCCCAGAAGAAGGCCCAGGCGCCAAAGGAGGTCATATACTACAAGGGAGGGCGCCTTGCCTGGCCTCTGGTGGGACAGATCCGAAGTTCCTTTGGGGTAAGGGTTCACCCGGTGTTCAGGACCCGCATAATGCACACCGGGATTGACATATCGGGCAGTACCGGCGACCCGGTAAGGGCGGCGGAGAACGGAGAGGTTCTCTACGCCGGGTGGCTTAGGGGTTACGGACAGGTGATAATCTTGGACCATGGGGGAGACATAACCACCGTGTACGCCCACCTTTCCAAGATAGAGGTAAACGAGGGCCAAAAGGTCAGCCGTGGAGAAGTAATAGGACGGGTGGGTAGCACCGGCATAGCCACGGGGCCGCATCTTCACTTTGAGGTTCGGGTCAACGGAAAGGCCACGAACCCCATGGGGTACCTGCGGTAAAGAGGTTTAGGGGAGGGTGGTGGCTCAACCCGCTCTTCTTGGTACACCTCACTGCACAGGATGAAGGGAAGTGTGAGATCTTTGTTCAAACGCTTTAGGGATCTGACGTTGGGTGTGATAATAGGGGCCCTGGCGGTTACGGGGATGATGTCCGCCCTGGCGGGGGACGGCATTCAGCAGGGTTCTTTCAAAGACCCCTTCTCTCCTAAGAACATGACCATATTAAGGCAGGCCCGGGCCATCCTGGACCTGTACCACGTGGACGCGGAGAAGCTGCCGGGGGAGCAGAAGCTGTTCTACGGGGCCATGAAGGGAATGGTGGCCGCCGCCGGCGATCCCTATACCCGTTTCGTGGATCCATCCCAGCTCAAGGAAGAGAGCATAGAGATGGAGGGGCAGTATGGGGGGATCG
It includes:
- a CDS encoding ATP-binding cassette domain-containing protein; its protein translation is MDIRLSGVTKIFHPDITALEDVYLEIPKGEFVYLVGPTGSGKTTLMRTITREVMPTRGQVMVGSYSLRKISRLDLSLFRRDVGVIYQDFCLLPHLNVFENVAFVLEVLGMPPRDVKERTDEVLERVNLWRRRFLYPPQLSGGEQQRVAIARAIVNSPSILLADEPTGNLDLHTAEEIMQLILSINAMGTTVLMATHNQYLVDSYRQRVVELRMGRVVRDEKRGRYEIDGEL
- a CDS encoding permease-like cell division protein FtsX, producing MGSFRYAIRDGLRLVFRHWGLSFLTLFTSAAVFYLMGSSILFVLNTRHVVKNLEGELSIQAYVSPNVDLNALAARVRRMPHVRAVEAITPEKALERLKARLGSQAQAITLLGENPLPPSVEVWVDKASSVPTVARELVAVDEVQDVVYAGKLAEKLSKLSRFAGRFSLAVLLVAVAASGVVLFNTIRIAVYSKEEEIAIMLMVGATPSFVAMPFIIQGVLLGSLGALLSSVMLAFSYGAAVERLKDFLPFIELLNDASLLIRLGGVLVGGGALVSFFSSLLAVERFIRRALKPL
- a CDS encoding transketolase family protein; protein product: MREPSPLWLAYEETLCYMGGHREDLVVLDSREPTLSGAFKGLFPGRFFVAGTSEQEMVLTAAGLALGGKRVFVSSSSPFLVGRTYDLIRSAVAIPSLGVHLVSPSGGLDMGPDGAPSQMVEDLGLMTAMPGMPVFVPCDGVSTRRIVELLGELKGPSYMRLTRRALPDLNGLDEGDFSIGGARLLTQGEGVTICACGIMVHEALKAARVLSSQGIEAEVIDCYTVRPLAEQVVLSSVRRTGCCVVAEEHSLFGGLGSAVCQCLSSKYPVPVRLVCGDDRFGQSGSDEELREYYGLTSGRIVGAAVQVLSMRRR
- a CDS encoding peptidoglycan DD-metalloendopeptidase family protein, with the protein product MGFKRILCALFTLVLMCGRSYAVTGTSDLERRLRQEEKRLNQVQSQISYHQKKVKEMEGKERDVISEIEALAQQVAVTEQRISVLNLQREKVKERMRQLVAEIRNTSTRIDYVKDLLKARLVAIYKYGGIAEFNLLLSAPGAMDALSTSYLLGRIADQDQRLIRELSDRKTRLSMAHRELAEQRALLEKQNQELQDNKFRLKVASDRRNDLLKRVRSEKSLHLAELQEYQRMEQAINSTITRLMEEKRRRLAEARARAAQKKAQAPKEVIYYKGGRLAWPLVGQIRSSFGVRVHPVFRTRIMHTGIDISGSTGDPVRAAENGEVLYAGWLRGYGQVIILDHGGDITTVYAHLSKIEVNEGQKVSRGEVIGRVGSTGIATGPHLHFEVRVNGKATNPMGYLR